Below is a genomic region from Fusarium oxysporum Fo47 chromosome VIII, complete sequence.
TTGCTTTCTTTATGGCTGCTCTCTAAACCACTAGCTTTTTAACATATACCAGTCACAAAGTTCGATAGCTCGATCTATACGAACTTCGGCTGCCACAGCACCTTCGCTCCTCTGCTTCTCCTGAACCCGAAGTGCATATTCTAGGTTCAAAGCAGTTGGCCACGATATTAGAAATACAAAGTTGAAGAGCCGGGGGGCCGTGTCTCGCAACCTTGCACCTCAACGTCAGCATCTCCAGACTCCTTGCAGAAGGCCGAGATCACGTTATCACCATCAACTGCTTCCAGCCGAGGCAAACTTCATCCACATTACCAACACGCATATGTTTGCCTGGGGGTGCCTGTTGGTTGAACGTGTAACAGGTGCAACAACGAACGTTGTCAAGAGGAGTTTGCTTCCCAAAGGAAGCCACGCAAGATACAAGGATACCGTCTGGTCGACGTCGTCTCCACTTGACAATCGTCACCTATGTCTGGTCAACAGCCTCCGCGCTGTTCCGTTGCTGGAGCTCTTTTGAGACATGAAATTGTAACGAACAATTTGCTTCCGGTTTGGACAATCGTTTCTTCCAGACCCGGCACGGCTGCTGTGCAAATGGCACACAAGCCATCAACCTCCGCTACGAAGTTTGATCAAAAAAGTTCTTGGCTCTAACTTGCTGCACTTCTGCAGAAGGGTTCCACAGTGCTACATCTTTATGCATATTCCGTGTCTCACTTTTGAAGTCGAAATATGCAAGCTGCAAGTTGGGAGCTTTCTGGTACGGGAAAACTTTTCGACGGGGCCATTTTCCCTCTGTCTGAATCCCACGGCCTCTTGAGTTACCGGACCGCCGGAATAGCAAAGATATGCCATTTGGAGTAAGAAGCATCCGCCTGGTGGAAATGCTGTATTATGGAATAGATCGAGGAATTCTGGGTCCCAATGCAATGTTGAGAGACGCCCCTGTCTGCTACCTACGATCTAGGGTTGCTTGCGGGCCTGGCGGAACTGAGCAACACGAATTGTCTGATTACTCAGTGGACTTTTTATTTTCCCTCACGAGATCCCGACTTTGGCCAATGAATCACGCTCTCTCCGAAGTCCGAGGACCTCGATTGTTATACGGCTGCTGTAATCATGGTACGAGAAAGGGCCGTGTGGTTAGAGGGTTGAGTGTTTGTCTCCCGCATGTACTTTTCCTGGAAGAGATGAAAGTTTGCTAGTTGCGGTTCACCAATTGAGCTAGCTGCACAATCATCTCCCAACACAAGGAATATGTTTGGAGCTTTGCGCTAACTATTCATTTTCACACTGATCGACACATCAATCAAAACGTTGTCCTGTTTGTCAAGATAACTTAAAGACGGCAAACAGCTACGGGTTGTTTCATCCCGCGCCGGGCCGCCTCTCATTCATACCAAGAGATTGGACCGCTTTTGAAATGGTTCCCACAGCCTACAGATCACATACACATGAGGGTTAGCCtaagttaaaaaaaaaaaaaaatccaTTCCGGTGAAGAGACAGCAAAAGCAATTGTACAAGACTATGGATACGTCACGCTGTTTAGCTTATTTGTCAGGCAGTAGTGCGTGCTCGCTTGTGGCATTGTCTGCTAAACGAACGTTAGTTCGGAAACGTTCAACCGCAACGGACAGACGAGGCTTTGGAGGATCGAAGTCGACTGAATTTgagaggctgaagctgataATCCAGGCTCAACGCCATGCTCCGATTTGTTGCTCGGGAGGCTAAGGCCCGGAGCGGCCGGCACAGATCTGGTAGGCGTCAAGATGAGAGCATATTGATGTCCCACCAACAGGCCCATCTTTGATTTTGATCTTGGATGGGATTACCAAATTTGGGGGTAAATGGAGGCTACTGCggttgaggaagagcaaCAACATCTGTCGAGTTTTGCTATTCTACCCACTTCGACGGCAACCCAGCTTAAGCTGTAGTGCGCCACCAAAGATGCGGATTGTCAATCTAAAAGTCGGGAATCACTCCCATTGGATGGATCTGATGATGGTACCTGAAACTGGAGGCGCCGCCCGTGGCGCTTGATCGTCAATCTGATGTCCAGGTTTGCCTTTTTAGGGTCCTGTCGTGATCGTCACCGAGATCGAACTGGGAAAATGCCACGCGAATAGGGTGCGATGTTGACCAAAATAGCTTTCGTCAGCTCGCTAGAGATGTGGCTTTCATGCTGTGCCTATCTGATCGATATACGAGATGCTCGACGATATTCAAGTATGAGATGGGAGCAACTTTGGTTTAGAGTCGTGAGCCAAGGAAACAAGAAGAGGTCTGTGCTAGTTGACAAAGGCCTCTTTGATACTCAGAGGCAAAACTCCCGCATTGGCAATGGAGCTAACGCGGCATTTCTCGGTTGTGATATTTTTATCACAATCTACTCACACCATCAGGAAGCTGGCACGAGTACTAATGCTAGATAGAGACCAGTAACCTGGTACGGTAGAGTCTTCTCGGCAGCTCTAAGACATTTTGGAATTACCGCGCCTGGTGCCATTTGATTCCAAGACATGGACGGCCGGGGAGAAGTCCCTAGGGCCACTAAACGAGGTCTACCTTGCCCAAGATTTGAGGCTGATCAAACGGTTTCTGGTACGCCTTGATGGCTCTTCAACACCTGATTTTCATGGCTCAACCTGACGCTATCACCTCGTGGAGGATGGATCCACTTGCTGGGATAATATACGCTTATGAGATTCTCTATGTTCATAGCAAGAGTGTTGGATATTGAAACTTTACGACGCACGGATACCAGTTTATCTACCCATGAACCCCTAGTCGGCTCGTCGTCCCGTGCGAGCTGCCTCAAAAGCACAAGCGTTGCTTTGACTTCTGTCTGTGATATCGCAAGATCAACCTTTTTGCTTTTAACAGTACCATCTGCTGTCCGAGCATACAAGGATCTTTTACGATGCAATCATAGAGACACCCACAACCCGGACATGGCGCGCGGGACGAGTACAGCAGAAGCTTCATTGGATCGGGTCTTATACCCAGACCAAAGCTGATGAGGAAAGTGACGTCTGATCAACTGCCGATGTCGCCTACGGAGCTTGGCCGGCATATTGTTGTGATCGACAGCTCGGATATTTGACGCCTTCGAGTTCCGGCAGTAGGGTGATTGATCGGAAAGACGCGAAAAGTTGGCCAGCGTTGAAAGCTAACAACCATATTATCGTACGAAGAAAGCGGAATTCTCCCCGTTTCAACACACACCAGAATACTGTATGAATGGCGTCGATCCTACCCAGACAGTTGGAGGTTGTCAGCTAAGGCTAAGAAAGAGCCAGCTCTCGTGCTGAAAGTTCCCTGCTTAAATTTCCCGAAATGAGGTGGGCTGTTGGGAAGCTACACTCAGAAAGCCAAGCTCCTTCGAGGATGGTCCAGGCACATTAAGACTGGCATCAGTTCATAATGAGGTGATGCTGGGCTATACGATAGCGTTGTGAACTTAGTTGACCAGTCATGGAGGCTCACAAAACGTTTCAGGAACTTTCTGGAGCGGTCTATGAAGCTGCCTCTGCCCACGCCTGTAGTATAGCGGGCGTAGATGTCCATTACCCGAGCCACGTTCCGAGATTCTGTGACTTCTGAAAGCTCGCCATGATCGACTCTCGCTGTGCTTAGCAATTGTCTTCAAAGCAATCCCCGCACAGCAATTTTGGGGCAAGATTGACAATATGATCGATTTTATGGCCGATGCTCGTCGCCCAAGTGGATCCAACCCCAGACGATGTTGCTCTATACAGCCTCTCATATGATATACCGTAATTTCCAGGTGAAGAAAAGTCCTGAGTTGGAGTTGTAGTCTAACCGCTCTACTGGGCCTCGACCCCTCGGTAAGAGTCTTGGATCTTGGGGCTGTcacgttgatgatgatgatcacGATCAGTCCTGAATTTACAGCCTTGGATGCTCTCCACCACATACTTGATCCTATTTACCTCCGTACAGTGAAATCATTGCTATCATGAACAAATATTCCGAGCCTCGGTCTCCGACGTCGCAACGATACTCGAAATTTGTTTTCCAGTTTGACAAATGAGAATGGTTGTCACTCAACTAAAAACTACCCTGGAGCATTGGATACAACCTCCGAACTTTGTCGGTTCGTGGTGTTACACTCAAAGAAGAACGGTCAAGGAACAGTTTATATTGCACGACACAGCGTATGATTGGTGTAATTGCTGTCATACGATGTTTGGAGTACTGCTGACCATTCTATGAGAAGTAGGAGCGTACCTTGGTTGCAATATGACGATGACCGCGAATTCAAGTGTCCATTGTCACAGGGCGTACGCAAAAGGATGCTTTCGAGTCGGTCAATCTGACGATCGCTGCTCCGATTACCACCAGGACCGATTGGCGATGACTCTATATTGATCTGCAGGTGTCATGATCATCCAATCCATTTACCTGTCACCGACTCCCTTACAATCTCCAGAAGCTACACCACTCACTGCACTGTTGAGCACCATTATCAACACTAGGATCAAGGTTCTACGGAGGAACGCACCGGCCAGTGTAACTCTTCAATGCTACATCGCTACTGTAAGACCGCCAGGGCCATGTGCAAAATGGCAAGGTGCAAGGATTCTGTGCTATACCATACCGTACGTATATTTATTCCTTTTTGCGACTGACCGTTGTGTCTCCACGTGGGGTATCTTTACCAAACACGCAAGGGAGACGCGCGGACCGTTCTACTATCAAGACATTCAACGGTCTCGCAGTTGGACAATGCACGCTAAGTCCTGTCTCCATGCAGTTGCTGCCATGACATGACGGACTCTTGCGGTGTAGGAATCATGATCCGAAAGAAATCCCGCGCCTGTACGCGTCAAGCGCGTTTTTTTCGGGTAAGAGATGAGACATTGTTGGACTAACAGGCAACTATTGAGCTCATTGGCGCATGCTAGGTCGGGTTCCTGCATTGATGTGTGGATGCAGGGGAGTTGTCACTTTCTCAATGCCACCCTGTGCATGTGAAGTTTGAACTGAGGGAATATGATATGATGTGACTCTGATGGCCGAGGAGAGGGATCGACAGAGAGGCCAGAGTCAAGCAGATCAGAGAGAAAATGAGGTGACATTTCCCCATGAGTTTGATAAACTGGGGAGCATGGGAAAAGGTGGGAATGGCCTCAAGCAAGAGAGGAGTTCCCTGCATCACATCGCATTGCGTCGTATCCGGATCCTTGGCAATTGGAGACAGAGAAAAGCTGGATACCCCACCTCAGATCTTTTCCTTTACTGATGCTGAGAATCTTGATGGGAATTATCTTGATGGGAATTCCGAGTCAGCTTAGGTACGGGTTCTTCAATGATCAGCCAGGATATCCCAACTCACGTCTGtttcagcagcagcatcacgTCATCTGACACATGGGGAAAGATATCGACTGCCGTGCGATTCAAACACTGGAAGCATCATCCTTGAAGGCGAGTCAAACCAGTTCAGTTGACTTTGGAGCTTGTaatgtcatgtcatgtcatgtcacAAGCGTAATGCTCGATCGAGACATGTACATGTGCCTGTCTACTCGATACGATGCTCCGCCAGTTGCATTACGTGTGCTCTGTTGTGCCTCGATTACATACAGCAATTGCGCCTCTCCGGTGTGGAGATGAGGCATATGCATGACTGATGGAATATCATGTAAGCTGCAGTAATGGGAGGCAAAAAGTGATGAGGCCCTATGGGCTGTACGTCTATCACATCGCACTGCAGAGTATAGCACAGCGGTTATTGATTGACCATATCATATCACACACAGGTTGGCTTGCATTCTGTGCTAACTGCAGCCAGGTTTAGTCCGTCATTTCAGCTAAGCCATGAGATTGAGATAGTCTTCAGGCTGTTGTATTGATAGGGCACATCTCACATAACAACAACCAAAAGTGCAAATATTTGTTATCTGTCACAATCGCCTCGAGGCCCCgtttcttggcttcgtaTGCTTACTTTACAATGGATCGCTGGGTCAGTCGTCCCCTTGATTGATTGGTGCGACTCCGAATTTCCAGCAAAAGAGAGAGACATGCCGGCGCTAGAAACGCCTCATCCTGACCGTTGCAGCACCCCGGACGCAACACGGCCCTACTCAACTTGGAGGAGGCATCTGAATTGAGGCACTGAAAGTAAGGCGAGACGAGAGACAAGATGAAATGAGACAACAAATCTATTGAATTTGAGCATCAATGCCtcggcagatgagtattGGAGTCGATGACTGACTCGCTGAACAGAATAGCGTTGTAACAATAGCGACTACACAACACGTGCTTGACAAGTGAAGGATGTCAAATGCGACATGAATTGATTCTCGACTGTGATCCTCTTCAACTCTAACAAACTTGGTTGACCGAACGTCAACTCACAAGAGCTCTTTGGCGATCTGTGCCATCCCCGCCTTGGTTCTCGTTCAACTCAAAAGCGCCGAGCGAGGCCAGCCTTGTCCCtgtcctcatcctcaaatCCTACGGTAGCTTCACTTCAGTTGCTTttttgcctttgcctttgcctttgcgGGCCTGTCAAAGTAGGCGGGAATCTAGCCGTTCAATCCGGACCAATTCCAGCCAGAGGCCGTACCATCTTGGGCATAGCTTCTTCGGCTCACCAACTACAACCGTCTCGACCGCTTCCCCATTTATGTTACCTTGCCGTGACGAGGATTATTTTATAATGGACAGGGTAGGGATACGATAACTGTTGCCTGGTAAATTACACCACACACGCCACACCCCGCCTGTAACATGATGATCgacttgatgaagctctCGAATTGGGAACGCTGAGGTTACAGTAGGATAGATCGCTCAAATAGGGCCACTTAGTGCTATAACGCGGGACAGATTGGGTTCATTGGGCTCGAAAGAGGACCCTGAACATCAAAGACCTTTTGCTTTTTACCGGTAGCAATGGTAACGCAGCAGTGCTAACGGATAAGCCCTTTCTGCATCAGACATGCATAGACTATGAGAGACGGAATACCACTTTGAGACGGTCTGAGACATTGTTTGAATTGTTCAGACAACGAACTGGAGCTTAACTTCGGCAAAGGATATGACCGAAGATTGACGAAAGAGAATGGTTTCAAGTTCAGtcacgacgatgacgattCTAGCTTGACAAGAACCGATCAACAGACGAGATGAGAGAACCCCCATGGCTCAAGTAAAGCCAAGCTAGACTCACTCGAGATTCCAGGTAGCCAAGGCTGTGGCACCAAGCAACGAGCCAAGCATGGGAGCCTCGTCTCGTCACCGTGTTGTCGGGATCAACCAATTCACCAAGCGAAAGGAAGGGAGAAAAGATGAGATATCACATCGTACACACCCTCCCCTCTCCTCGGAACCGGATCCAACAGTACCCAGGGATCAACGGCGTCCCCGTGATACCGATACCACGAAACTGCCCATGTTATCCCCTCTGTAACTTAAAACATGGTTACATTGTTGGTGGTACAATTCTGATGAGCCTATCTCATCTTTTGGTGAGCAATTGTATCTGTATCAGCTTCACCAAATTCCCCAGTCCATTGCATTAGTGAGGCCTGCGGATACAAGGAAGGGCCTTTTTTCATCTGTCCCGTCCACGTGGTTACATACCCTTGTCTCTTGTCAAGAGGCTTAGTGCGACACTTCTCAACTCTCGCCTGCGGCGGGACGAGCGGACTTGATTGTTTTGTGGTTCGTGCTATGGAATTAGTCTGGCTTTACGGTGACTCGACGTGTTTCAAGGCAGATGAATTAACTGTTTGAGCAATTGAGAATCCGGTTTGACAAGAGTCGCAGCTAAGAACCAACTCTGTCATAAGACGTAATTCAGCTGCCAGATAGACTAGGCCTCGGCAAATGATCAATCTGTCAATGCAAGATAATCTCGATTCCATTTACCAAGAGATTGGGTCGTGATAGACTCGAATGAACGAACTACGATCTGCTATCTTGAAATGGCTAGTGAGTAGGTGGAGGCTCAGTAGATGGACAAAGCTCGAGATACTACATATTAAGTGCTGCGACGCTGCGTGGAGACCAGCCGAACTAGCCGAGCTTCTGCGCAATGTCGTTTGAAGGATCAGGGTTCTATGAGATTGTGCGTCGCCTGTTCGTAATGAAGTGTTGATAGGGAAGATGCTTGGAGAGATGGGTCATGAGAGAGGGGAGATTGAGGCTatgaggttcttgaagagtCATGAGAGTTGGCATGACTCGGTTGAGTACTGAGACTtgagttgaagttgacagtGAGTATTCAGACTCAGGATGGAGTTATGATTTGCTTATCTCTGAGATGTTGTCTAGCAGCAAAGCGTTCACGCAAGGACAATAGGAATAGGGTAGTTGGACACATCACAGCCGGGAAAGTAATGCATGTACTTCTCACAGTTCAGTCTGGACCGCGTCATGATGACATTAGACTACCTATACAATCTACCGCTCAACCATGACTCGCacatcaccaacagctgctctcgccatcttcttgagcaacGTCCTCTCATCCGCCTCCCGGTACCTCTCCCATGAATCCAGTCCCTCCTTCGCCTGAATACTCAACGTCTCGTAGCCCTGGCGAATAACCTCTGTGACCTCCTGCGTCGTCAAAAGACTAGGTTTACGACGATTCGCACCACCTTCTGAAAGCATCTGGTTGTAATGCGCACTAACGTTGATAAGTGTATCAATGGAGTTGCTGTTACGGTTACCCAGGCGGTAGTTCTCTTTGAACTTGGTGAGAACTTCACCGGACTCGACGACTTTGTAGAACAGATCATCGTAGTCTGCTGGCGAAGGGAGGAAGGCTTCACCAGCGGAGAGGGATAGGGCGATGAGGTTAACAACGTGGTCGAGAAGGGTGTCGATGTGTGGTAGATCCTTCAGATCAGCTGTGTATGTAGCCAGGAAGCGAACGATGGAGAGCAAAGACCGGAAGAACTCAGGCCAATGATACTCAAGCCGGGTGCGCGTACGAGAGAGATATGAGATGATACGAAGCATGATTCCAAAGCTAAGTGTGTAAAGACTGACATCgagacgacgacgaagattATGATTCACACCGTCAATCATAGTGTCAAGAAGTGAAATGGCGAGGACTCGCTCGCCTTTGACGAGAGGGAGGTAGGGCTGGCGCTGTCGACACAGACGCACTGCGACACGGGATTCATCACTGCAGATACGCTTGCAGATTATGGGATCTTCGATCAGGAGACGGAAGACCATTAGGTTAAGATGGGCGTAGTATGTGGCGCGGGGTGAGAGGTAGGCGTGTTGGAGGAGATAGGAGGTGAGGGAGACGTAACTGGCGATGGGTTGCTCAGCGCCTGGTTCAGCTGCTTGTGTTACTAGGTTGAAGCAGAAGAGCTTGTTGGCGTGGGTGAAGTCGTATGTCGCTAGAAGAACAGcagcttcctcctcaggTCTAACAGGATGTCAGTCTGTGTTGTGGCAGCACAAAGGGTTGTTTAACTCACAGCTTGGTGAAGAGAGCTTTAGCAGTCTCAACATCATACACAGGCTTCTTCACAGGTTTCGGCCCAGGAGCGATTGCGCCGAGTCCAATCATGTTTAGAGTAGCGCTGAAGGTCCAGCCTTCAGGAAGATCGTCCTGGATGGTGATGTATCGAGACCGAACTGTCTGACACGCTTGTCCCACTGCGCCTACGATCTTTTGAATCACGGCTTCGTTGACAAAGTCGTTTAATCTTTGCTGGTAAGGATTCTGGAACTCGAATTTGTTGTAGTTTGCTAGAAGGCCTAGTAATATGAAGGGTTGTAAGACTTGATCTGATGTTTCTGCGTCTTGGATGAACTGGCATTGTCAGCTGAGAACGGATCGATTTGTAGAGTTCTGTGTACCTTCATGACTGCAGGAAAGAGGTCTCTTTGGATCAGGTACGTCAACAGTGTTGTTTGGTACGCTCCAGCTGTTACCGCCAACAGCACTTCAACTGCCTTGTATCGAACT
It encodes:
- a CDS encoding uncharacterized protein (domain of unknown function-domain containing protein), whose amino-acid sequence is MAHFSIATRPPSTLSYLSTFSSPPMEASPLTRQPQPEVFTPKIIQLYDSLFKDDYDDEEKTDGFWTEFFLLRPDRAALRRILNELSPSHVLSLDVRTQELFARGIAALKGSHSLAQLHSLDTLSVFLSCLLSKRYPHPSSDIMVLLAGLDQIDAVFTDFVSAVEAIIRNSKELEVRYKAVEVLLAVTAGAYQTTLLTYLIQRDLFPAVMKFIQDAETSDQVLQPFILLGLLANYNKFEFQNPYQQRLNDFVNEAVIQKIVGAVGQACQTVRSRYITIQDDLPEGWTFSATLNMIGLGAIAPGPKPVKKPVYDVETAKALFTKLPEEEAAVLLATYDFTHANKLFCFNLVTQAAEPGAEQPIASYVSLTSYLLQHAYLSPRATYYAHLNLMVFRLLIEDPIICKRICSDESRVAVRLCRQRQPYLPLVKGERVLAISLLDTMIDGVNHNLRRRLDVSLYTLSFGIMLRIISYLSRTRTRLEYHWPEFFRSLLSIVRFLATYTADLKDLPHIDTLLDHVVNLIALSLSAGEAFLPSPADYDDLFYKVVESGEVLTKFKENYRLGNRNSNSIDTLINVSAHYNQMLSEGGANRRKPSLLTTQEVTEVIRQGYETLSIQAKEGLDSWERYREADERTLLKKMARAAVGDVRVMVER